Genomic segment of Anaerosporomusa subterranea:
TCGCCGCCGACCTGAGCCATGATCGAAGCGGCATCGCCACCCGGGTCGATAATGACTGCCTCCTTTGTCTGATCACACCAAACAATATAACAATTCGTTCCCAAAGCGCCTACTTCAAGTTTGATGATTTGCATATATAGCCTCCTACGCGATTAAAAAATTCGTTTGCTATCTAGCAGCATGGTCACCGGTCCGTCGTTTTCCAGGCTAACCAGCATATGTGCCTGAAATTGTCCACAGGCAACCGCAACGCCGTAAGCGCGAACCGAGTCGACAAATACCTCGTATAAACGTTTGGCTTCTTCAGGTTGCGCTGCTTGGTCAAATCCAGGTCTACGGCCCTTACGACAGTCTCCGTACAGTGTAAATTGTGATATTGCCATCAGCTCGCCACCAATATCAAGCAGAGATAAATTCATTTTACCGTTCTGATCCGGGAAGATGCGCAGATGAACCATTTTTTCGGCCAAATACTTCGCATCTTGGTCGGTGTCGTCACTACCGACTCCGATTAGAGCCGTCAAACCGGGGCCGATCGCTGAGATTTCTTTTCCATCTACGG
This window contains:
- the dtd gene encoding D-aminoacyl-tRNA deacylase translates to MRSVVQRTVNSSVSVDGKEISAIGPGLTALIGVGSDDTDQDAKYLAEKMVHLRIFPDQNGKMNLSLLDIGGELMAISQFTLYGDCRKGRRPGFDQAAQPEEAKRLYEVFVDSVRAYGVAVACGQFQAHMLVSLENDGPVTMLLDSKRIF